The genomic segment TTTTTCACAACACCTGTTTTACGCGACGGCTAACTCGTCTGATTTTTCCTGATTCTTAATAATCGCGGCTCCGATTTTTCTTGTTACGGCTCTTAATTTAATTTCGCCGGTAACTGTGTCATCTGCTGAAACGACGGGCATATATTCAATGTCATACTTCTTCATATATTCCAGCGCATCGGCAAGCGGGGTGTCTGCTGTAGTTTTGTCGAGGATGGGCTGGGCGATATCACATGCCAAAAGCCAGTTCGCGACGTTCTGATGCGCGAAGGTTTCACGAATTGCTGGGATGGTTATCAGGCCTTTGATTTTTTGGTTTCTATCCACGACCGGATAATAAAGGCTGTCTGTTCTGGTAAATGTATTTAGAATCTGGTCGAGCGGCGTATCTTCGCGAATTGTTACAGGGTTGTCTGCCATAACATCTCTGACTTTGTATCTGATAATCAAATCCTCTTCGGTTACGTTCATTCCGATTTCGCCTGCGAGCTTGATGCCGAGCTTGACGCAGGGCGGGCCGATGAGCTGGACTATCAGCGTGGTAGCGGTAACGCCGAAGATAATGACTTCCGCCAGCGAAATATCCGGCGTAACCATAATGTTCGTCAAACGCGTACTTGCCATGATTGAAAGGCCGATAGCAACGCCGCCCTGTGCGAAAAGGCCCAGGCCGAGATAGCGTTTAACAACGTTTTCGCCATGTGTAACGGCTGCGCCGATGTATGCACCGGCCATTTTGCCGAGGCTTCTGCCGACAACGTATATAACGATAATCAGCCACAGCCAGGCGGGCATTTTTGAAATGCCGAGTCTCGCACCGACCAGTACGAAGAACAGTACGTAAATCGGAATTGAAAAACTCCGCATCGTGGCGAATATTTTTTCGCTTTTGCGTGGTTCGACGTTTGTGAGTACAAAGCCCAGTGCCATCGCGGCGAGGATAATATCCATCTCTAAATAAACTGACACGGCAATCATAAGAAATATCAGTCCGACGATAAACGCGAGATTTCTTTCGGCCTGAATCTTTAGCCATTTGAGCAGAGCTATCATAATCATCGCGCAAACGGCGCCGAGGACGAGCGAACCGATGAGGTCGATTGCAACGGCAATCATCTGGCGCGAGATTGAGCCGCCGTGGTTTGTAACCATCTGTGCTACGCTTGTGCCCAGTCCGTAAAGACCCATCGCAAGCGCATCGTCGAGCGCAACGATTGCGATTAGTGAAGTTGTCAGGACGCCCCTTGAGCGGTATTCCCACAGCACGTCGATGGTTGACGCGGGGTCTGTTGCCGAGGCGATAGCGCCATAGACGACTGCGCCTGCCAGTGCGGTCGAAAAGCTGTGGAAAAGCAGGTATAGGCAAATGAATATTCCGCTGCCGACGACGAAAAATGCGCCGAGGCCTTCGCCGAATAAAATCGCCATGAATTGCTTGGCGTATTTGCGGAATATGTCGATTTTGAGTTCGCCGCCGACGAGGAAACCAATGATTCCCAACGCGAAGAGATTGAACGGCTCAAGCATTTTGATGTCGGCTGTTGTGATGAGCTTGAAGCCGCTTTCGCCGATAATCAGGCCGATAATGATGTAGCCCATTACCTGCGGAAACTTAATCCTTTGGAAAAACCACGCTCCCAAAAGACCGCAAAAAATGCCAAGGCCTAAAATGAATAAAACGCTATGGCTGATATGGTACATTCTAAAACTTTCTAAATGTGTGAATCTATGTACCATCCGCGGGTTTTGCAAGGTAAAATTTAATTAAAACTGGGCAATATTAGTCCGGTAATTGGCTGCGGTGTCGCGGTTATAAACTGGTTTTTATTCTGCGTACTCGTCGCCGAGATAAATTTCCATTCCGCATTTTCCGCAGAGAAATTTGACTTTGTATTCTCTGCCGTCTTCATCCTGCAGAATCAGCGGCTCTGCGTTCGGCTCGCACATATTCAATTCTCTTCGCAGACAATATTTTGTCGTCATTACTTTTTCGCCTATAAGATTCAGGCCCGACTCTGCGCCTTGTTCGATGGCTTCAACGCCGTGACGGGTATAAAAATCGAACGCCATTGCATTTATTGCGTTGCCGTTGAATGACAAATGCTTTTCAAAATACGGAACATCATTTTTTGTAATCTTGATTTCCTGTCGCGGTCTGTTTTTTTTGCGTTCAATAATTAATTTTTCGACAAGCTGTCGTCTTGCTTCGTTCAATTGAGATGCCGGCACGAAATACATATTGGCAGTTTCGATTTGCAGATTATCGCAATTGAAAATAGTGTTCCCCAGTCTTGTAAGCTGATTATGAAAAGCTTCTTTTGCGGCATCGACTTTTAACGCCAGTTTCTTTTCGCCGGGAATATCCACTTTCTCACAATTCCCATCTTCATCGATACCGCATATAACCAAGCTATTGTCGGTTTCCTGTACTTTTATTGAAAGTCCGATTTTCCGCTCGGCGGGCTGATTGGTGAGTTTTTGCGAGAATTGATGGTCATTATTACGATAAACTTTTAGACCGACGCTGATTTCATTCATTTTTTGAGCGTAAACTTTTTGGCCTTCAACAATATTTATCGTTGTGCCGGACAAATTATTCTGCCAGTCGAAGAAGCATACACCGTCGCCGCTGTGCAAATCTAATTTTGTATCGATAATGAAAAATGTCTTTTCTACTTTTTTAACAGTGCCGACAAATTCGCCGACGGTTTTGGGCGTATTGATTGAACCGATTTTTGCCTGTTTGTCTGCGAAATTAAAATCAGTGAAGCCGCGATTGAAAGTTTTTTCCGGATTCGGCTCGAAATTAAAATGAATTTTGCCGGAAGAATTTTTTTGAAGATTTCTTTTTTCAAGAATCGAATCCAGCAGTTTACGGTAGTAGCTGACGGTATTGACGACATACGTAACATCTTTCAATCGGCCTTCGATTTTGAATGTGCTTATGCCGGCGTCAATCAATTCTTCCAAATGTCCGGAAAGGTTCAAATCTTTAATCGAAAGAAGATACCTGTCTTTTGTCAGTATATTGCCTTGTTCGTCTTTCAGCGTATAAAGCCTTCGGCAGGGCTGTGCGCATTGTCCGCGGTTTCCGCTTCTGCCGCCAAGTGCGCAGCTCAAATAGCATTGGCCGCTTTTGCTGACGCACAACGCACCGTGAACAAAACATTCCAAGTCGATGGAGACGTTGTCGCGAATATGTTTGATTTCCTCAATCGAAAGTTCGCGAGCGAGGATTGCTCTTGAAAATCCGACATCCTGCAGGAATTTAACTTTTTCCAGACTGCTGTTATCCATCTGTGTGCTGGCGATTAACGGAATCGGCGGCAGGTCTAACTCGAGCAGTCCCATATCCTGAATAATCAGGCCGTCAATTCCCATCGCGTATAATTGCTGAATCATTTTTTCGGCGATGGTAATTTCCCCATCGTACATCAGAATATTAAGCGCGATGTAAACCTTCGCGTAATATTGATGAGCGAAATCGAGGACTTTTTTAATATCTTCAGGTGAATTTGCCGCAGCCTGACGAGCGCCGAATCTCTCGGCTCCCATATAGACCGCGTCCGCGCCGCAGGTGATGGCGGCTATGGCGGTTTCGGCGTCTTTGGCTGGTGCTAATAATTCGATTTTTCTGTTCATTTGGAAGGATTATAGCGATTCTTTGTATATCGCAAAGAATATTTTGAAAAATGCGGGATTTTGTGTAGAATAGAGGTTTAGAGTCTTTTTATGATTAAAATCAATACGCCACTGACTGATGATATAGTTCGCACGCTCAAAGCCGGCGATGAAGTCGCGATAAGCGGTATGATTTACACTGCGCGCGATGCCGCTCATAAGCGTTTGTGCGAATTGATTGCGCAGGGCAAAGAATTGCCTGTTTCGCTTGCCGGTCAGGTGATATATTTTGTCGGCCCGACACCTGCACGGCCGGGCAAAGTTATCGGCTCGGCGGGTCCGACGACATCGGCAAGAATGGATAAATTTTCGCCGATGCTTCTCGATGCCGGTCTGAAGGGAATGATTGGCAAAGGCTATCGCGGCGAAGCGGTCAGAGAATCGCTCAAGAAAAATTGCGCGGTACATTTTGCAGCATTGGGCGGAGCAGGCGCACTTTTGAGTCAATATATAATTTCCGCCGAGGTTGTGGCGTATGAAGATTTGGGAACTGAAGCAATTAGAAAATTGGAACTGAAAGATTTTCCCGCGATTGTCGCGTATGATTCTTTCGGCAATACAGTATTTAAAAAAGCAAAATAATTTAATAAAGGTAAATAATGAAAACAGCATTTCTTGGTATAACCGGTTCAGGCAAAAGTACATTAATGGCGGCGGTCAGCGGCAGGAAGATGGCACAGGCCGGCGTGTCACAGATTGAAGAAGCCGTTGCCAAAGTGCCGGATGAAAGGCTCGACTGGCTGCGTGATTTGTATAAACCGAAAAAAAATGTCCCGGCGACAATTGATTGTCTTGATGTTCCGGGTCTTTCGTTTGCCGATGACCACACTCGCGCATCTGCACGAAAACTGCTCACAAATGCCCGCACAACGGATTTGCTTGTGCTTGTGATACGCGCGTTCGATAATGCGGGAATGAAGCCGGAGCCAATGAAAGAGCTTTCAACTTTGATGACGGAAATTCTGCTGGCAGACCTTGAGCTTGTCGAAACGAGAATCATAAATCTTGAAAAGCAGGTAAATAAGCCGTCGAAAGACCAGGCCAAACAAAAAACGGAACTTGCGTTTCAGTTGAGACTCCGCGAAGCGATTGAAAATGAAAAGCCGTTGAAGGCCGCAATTCAAAGCGCAGAAGAAGTTGAACTCGTCAGGCCGCTTGGTTTCCTGACACTCAAACCAATGGTTGTTGTTTTCAACACGCCGGAGGGTGAACCCTCGCAAAGTTTTGATACCAAAGGCGTACTTGATGCGAGCATACCGACAATCAGCGTTTGTGTGAGTATCGAATATGAAATAAGCCAGCTTGATGATGAAGAGAGTAAAAAAGATTTTATGAAGGATTTAGGCCTGACAGAATCCGCAGCGAAAAAACTTGTGCGAAGCTGTTATTCGGCGCTTGGCCTGATAGACTTTTTCACAGTCGGCGAAGACGAAAATCGTGCATGGTCGATTTTAGCAGGTACAACCGCGCTCGACGCGGCCGGCAAAATCCACAGCGATATCAAACGCGGCTTCATTCGCGCAGAGACAATCAGTTATGCAGACTTGAAACAATACGGCGATGAAAAAGCGGTCAAAGCCGCCGGTAAATTCCGTCTTGAAGGAAAAACTTATATCGTCCAGGACGGCGATATTATGAATTTCAGATTTAACGTATAAAATGAAATTAAAAATCAAAAATTAAATATCAAAATTATGGAACGGCCTTTGGCCGAGGTATTTTAATGAAGGCTCTGGCACTGACAGGTTTGAAAAGATTGGAAATTATCGACTGGCCTGCGCCGAAAATTGTGAACGATACGGATGTTTTACTTAAAATGGCCGTAGTCGGAGTTTGCGGCAGCGATATCCATTATTATGAAGATGGCAAAGTCGGTTCGCAGGTCGTAAAATATCCTTACCTCATCGGCCACGAATGTTCGGCGATAGTTGAGCAGGTTGGCAAAGGCGTGAAAAACGTAAAGCCCGGCGATAGAGTTGTTGTCGAGCCTGCGGTTTCCTGCCACAATTGCGATCAGTGCAAAATGGGCAGAGAAAACACATGCAGAAAAATAAAATTCCTCGGCACACCCGGCCAGGGCGACGGCTGCCTTTGCGAATATATGGTTATGCCCGAAGAAAGCTGCCTTGTTATAAATGACAGACTCACACTTATTCAGGCGGCACTTTGCGAACCTTTCACAATCGGTTTATATGCGGCAAAACAGGGACAAGGAACGCATAGTGAGAAAATCGCGATACTCGGCTCCGGCCCGATTGGCTTGAGTTGTATGACCGCTGCGAAATTTCTCGGCGTGAAAAAAGTTTATATGACAGACAAAATTAATTCCAGACTTGCTGTCGCAAAAGCGCACGGCGCGGATTGGACGGCAAATCCTGATGAGATTGATATTGTCAAAGAGATAACGAAGATTGAGCCGCTCGGAGTTGATGTGGTTTACGAATGCGCAGGTCAGCAGAGTACGATTGACCAGGCTCTTGAAATTTTGCGTCCAGGCGGGAAACTCGTGCTTGTCGGCATTCCGCGTCAAAGCACAATGTCGTTTTGTATTGATTATGCCCGCAGAAAAGAAATTACGATTGTTAATATCCGCCGGCAGAACAGAACAACGCACGAAACGATAGAACTGATTGCGGATAAAAAGGTGAATGTTGATTTTATGGTTACGCACAAATTTCCATTTAAGGATGCTGCACAGGCTTTTGAACTTGTCGCAGGTTATAAAGACGGCGTCATCAAAGCAATGATTGAATTTTAATATGAAAAAAGCAGCAATATTAAGCGTTGGTAACGAATTATTAAACGGCAGTACAGTTGATACAAACAGCAACTGGCTGCAAAAGCAACTACTCACAGTTTCGATTCCTGTCGTTTACACTTGTTCGATTGTCGATGATATTGACGAAATCAAAAACGCGATTGAATATGCATCAACAAAAGCCGACGTGATTTTAATCACCGGCGGCCTTGGCCCCACAGACGACGACCTCACGCGGCAGGCCATTGCAAAATACCTGAACGTCGAGCTTGAATATCATCCTGATATTTACGCGAAGATTGAAAATTTCTTCGTCTCAATCAAACGCCCGATGGTTGAGAAAAATAAAATTCAGGCGTATCTCCCTGCCGGCACAAGCGAAATCGAAAATAACCTCGGCACAGCTCCGGGCATTTTCTATCAGAATAATAAAATCCTAATCGCATCATTCCCCGGCGTGCCGTATGAAATGAAAGAGATGTTTGAAAAAATAGTTCAGCCGAAATTGCAGGAATTAAATCGTGGAAATATTTTAGTCGTAAAGAAAATAAAGTGCATCGGCGTAGGCGAATCTTCGCTTGCCGAAATGATAGGCGATATGATGGAGCGGGACAGAAATCCGCTGATTAACTGTACAGTTGACCACGGAGTTATCACTCTGCATATTATCTCGCAGGCAAAAGATGAAAAAACCGCGCAGGCTTCGGCGAACAAAGATATCGAAAAACTTCGCGGCATTCTCGGCGGATTTATTTACGCTTATGATGATTTGAGTTTGCCCGAAGCTGTTGGCCGAAAGCTTGCTGAAAAGAAAAAAACTCTGGCAATTGCCGAGTCCTGCACCGGCGGCCTGATAGCGAAATTACTTACCGATATTTCCGGCTCAAGCAAATATTTCACTTACGGCTGGGTTACATACAGCAACGAGGCGAAAATTTCACAACTCGGCGTTGATAAAAATCTGATAGACAAATTTGGAGCCGTCAGCAGCGAAGTTGCGGCACAAATGGCGATTGGCGCGAAGAAAAAATCCGGTGCCGATTATGCTATCGCGGTAACAGGAATCGCAGGTCCGGACGGCGGAACAACCGAAAAACCTGTGGGTTTAGTGTATGTTTCTGTCGCAGGGCCGAATGAAACAAAAACCGAGCGTTTCCTTTTTGGCGCAAGAAACAGAGATTTTATCAGACTACGAACTTCACAAGTCGCCCTTAATTTACTTAGATTAAACTTGTGTAATTGACCTGAAAGGCCGATAGTGGTATAATGTCCCGGGAAGGGGCGGAGTTAGATTGTATCATTATATTTAAGGCGTTATGAGTAAAAACCGGAGAAAATTAGGCGAAATTCTCTATAAAAGCGGACTGATAGGCAAAGAAGCCTTAATCAGCGCCATCAAAACGAGCCAGCAGAAACACAAGCGGCTCGGCGAAGAGCTTATAGAGCTGGGACTTACGACCGAAGAAGAAATCTGTAAAGCAATCGCCCATCAGTTTGGTCTCAATTACATCGACCTCGACAGATTCCACGTTTCCAAAGAGGCGATGCAGCTTATTCCTAATGAAGTCGTCCAAAAATTCAGCGTTTTGCCGATAGCCAAAGAAAACGGCAAACTTAAACTTATCATCAGCGACCCGCTCGACCTCGATATGCTCGATACTTTGCGTTTCAGGCTCAACAGCGAGCTGGAATGCAGTATCGCAAGTCCCACAAAGATTCGTGCTTTCATCGAACGAAGCATCGATAACGTTCGCAGCAGTATCGACGCCACGGCAGCGGAACTTGCCGCCGAGGGGCACTCGATTGAAGCGGAAATTCTCAAGGCTGAAGCTGCCGGCGAAGATGACGAAGGCCCGGTTATCAGGCTTGTAAACCTCATTATCGACGAAGCTGTTCGTATGAAGGCAAGTGATATTCACATCGAACCGATGACTGACCGCGTAAGGGTTCGTTATCGTGTTGACGGCGTTTGTTCCGAACGAGATACGATACCAAAGCATATGCAGGCCTCGCTTCTCGCGAGATTCAAGATTTTGTCCGGTATGGACATTTCAGAACGAAGACTGCCGCAGGATGGAAGAATTCAGCGTGAAATCGACGGAAAGAAGATTGACTTCCGTGTTTCGGCGCTGCCAGGCTATCACGGCGAAAGTACCGTGCTTCGTATTTTGTCGCCGGAATCGATTAATATCGGTATTCAGGCGCTCGGTTTGGGCGATGAAGATAATCAGAAATTTTTAAGAATCATCAAAAGGCCGAACGGCATTTTCCTTGTAACAGGCCCAACCGGTAGCGGTAAAAGTACAACGCTTTATTCAGCGTTGAAGGAACTCAACAAGCCTGACAAGAAAATTATTACTGCTGAAGACCCTGTCGAATATAACGTAGCCGGCATTAATCAGTGTCAGGTGAAAGAGGATATTGGACTTACTTTTGCAAAGATTTTGAGAGCTATGCTGCGTCAGGCGCCGAACGTGATTCTCGTCGGTGAAATTCGTGACGGCGAAGTTGCGGATATCGCCATTCAAGCCGCTCTTACAGGCCACTTGGTGTTTAGTACGCTGCACACAAACGACGCGTCGAGTGCGATTACGCGTCTTATCGATATGGGCGTAAAGCCGTTCCTTGTCTCAAGTTCCATTCAGGCTATTATGGCACAGCGTCTTGTTCGAAGGCTTTGCCCGAATTGCAAGATTATCGATGAGCATCCCGACCCGCACTATTTAAGACTGCTCAATATCGGGCCGGAAGATTTGAAAAAACATCAGATTTACAAAGGTGCCGGATGCAACAAGTGCCACGGCATGGGTTATAAAGGCCGACAGGGCATTTTTGAAATACTTGAAATGAACTCCCAATTGCGTGAGCTTGCTTTCGCAAGGGCGCCGGCTTCTGAAATAAGAAAAGCCGCCAAAGCGAGCGGTATGAGTACTCTGCTCGAAGACGGCAGACAAAAGATATTTAAAGGTATAACCACGCCTGAAGAAGTATCGAAACATTCACAGGCTGAAGGTTTGGTTTTGGATTAATTATACCGATTGGTATAATTGCTCGCGTGTCGTAAAGTTTGTACGACTTCGCGGCCCGCTTCGCTTTACCCGCGGAGCATCGTACGATAATTTTTTTAACATGTATTACAGGATTTATAAATGGCTACTGTACATATTGACAGGCTTCTCGAAGCATGTATTAAAATGGGCGGTTCAGACTTGCACATCACAGTCGGAAGACCGCCGGTATTAAGACTCCACGGCAGGCTTCGTTCGCTCGAAACAAAAGTTCTCGAACCTGAAGATACGACAGCACTTATGAAGAGTATCACTCCTGACAAAAACCAGCAGGAGTTCCAGGAAGTAGGAAGTACAGACTTCGGTTTTGCTTTTGGCGATAAAGCCCGTTTCAGAACCGCAGTTTTCCGTCAAAAAGGCAACGTCGCGATGGTTTTGCGTTTGATTCCGTCAGAGCTGATGAGCTTTGATAAAATCGGTTTGCCGAAGATTTGCGCGGCTCTGTGCAGAAGGCCCAGAGGTTTGTTCCTCGTTACCGGCCCGACCGGAAGCGGAAAAACCACAACGCTTGCCAGTATGATTAACTATATCAACGAAACGCTCGACCGGCACATCATTACAGTTGAGCATCCTATCGAATATTATCATCAGCACAAAAAATCGATTATCAATCAGCGTGAAGTCGGCATAGACGTGCCTTCATTTGCCGAATCTTTGAGAAGAGCTTTAAGACAGGACCCTGACGTTATCCTCGTCGGTGAATTGCGAGACCTTGAAACAATGGAAAACGCTATTCGTGCCGCGGAAACCGGACACTTGGTGTTCAGTACAGTTCACACCACCGGCTGCCAGGGTACTATCAACCGTATCGTCAACGTGTTCCCTGTTGACCAGCAGGAACAGATTCGTATTCAGTTGAGCACAAACTTGATTGCGGTTTTGAGTCAGGCGTTGTGTCCATTGAAAGTCGGCAAAGGCCGAGTCGCCGCTTATGAATTTATGGTGGTAACACCGGCTATTTCGAACCTTATTCGCGAAAACAAGACCTTTAGAATCGAGTCTGCGATTCAAACTGGTAAGGGACTTGGTATGCAGCTTCTCGATGACCATCTTTGGGAACTGTACGATTCGGACAAGATAAGTCTTGAAGAGATGGTTGAAAAGGCCAGACAGCCGAGTATGCTTCTCGAAAAAGCCGAGAAGAAACTGGGCGGCAGAACTGCCGAATTTATGAAAGAGCTGGAAGGAATCGGGCCTATTATTGGGGCGAAAGAGTAAATGCCGATTTTGAAAAAAATTTGCGGATGAACAGAATTTTGACCGTGATTTTTGAAAAAACAATGGCATTTCCGCTAAGTGTCAAGTCGGGATCGACAGAAAAGCGATAACTTTCCTCATCTAATTTTTCTGTTTATGAAAGTGTTTGTCAAAAAGATAGTTAGAATATGTCGACTTGTTGCATTTTACCCATATTGCCAGTTTAGTGATATGAAAAAACATAATTACTGGACTTTGTTGTTGTGTTTATTACAATAAACCAGTTGTCGTGTTCATAATTTTCTTGCTATAATAAAGTTACGAACGTATAGTTTAATTGTTAAGAAACAATATTAATTAACCCGTAAGGGTTAGTTGGAGGTCTCAAATGGCCAAAGACATTCCAATAGAACAGTTGCGTGGACGATCGTTAGGTCGCATCCTTGTTAAGATGGGCGTCCTGACAAGGGATAAAATTCATCAGTGCCTGGCCGTTCAAAAGAAAAAGGGCGGCGGTGTTCTCCTTGGTCAGGTTATGCTCGAACTTGCGATGGTCGACCAAAAGCAACTCAACAAAGCACTGGCTGCGCAGCGAGGTATGGAATTTATCGAGATGGGCGGTATGGATATCGATAAATCCGTCATCGAGTTGGTTCCCGCACAAATGGCTAATGCATATCGTGTTATTCCCCTTGAATACAGCAAAACCGACAATAGTATGCTGGTTGCGATTGACAGCCCAGACAATTTCAAGGCCACTGACGATTTAAGTACTCTGATGGGTTACAAGGTAAGGGCGAAAGTCGCCACTCCGACCGACCTTGATGAGATGCTCAAGAAATACTACTCCAAAGAAGATGAAAGCATTAACGACCTGATTGGTCAGCTTGAAGGCGATGATTTTCTTGGCGAGTTCGCCGGCAGAGACCACAGTATCGACCTTGACGAGTTGAAAGAGCTTGCCGAGTCGAACCCGGTTAAAAAACTGCTCAACCTTGTGCTGCTTCAGGCGATTAAGGACAAAGCATCAGACGTTCACTTCGAACCATTCGAAGCTGAATATAAAATGAGATACAGAATTGACGGTGTGCTGTATGAAATGATACCGCCGCCGAAACACATTGCCGTAGCGATTAGTTCGAGAATTAAGGTTATGGCGAACCTCGACATCGCGGAAAGAAGAATGCCGCAGGACGGAAGAATTCCGCTTACGGTTCAGGGTCATCAGGTTGACCTTCGTGTCGCTATTTTGCCGACGATGTTTGGCGAAAGCGTCGTGCTTCGTATTCTTGACCGTTCACAGCTCGATTTGAAGCTTGAGAATCTCGGTCTGTCTCCGCGTGATATGGAAACGATTCGTCTGCTGGTGCAAAAGCCGAACGGCATTTTGATTGTTACCGGCCCGACCGGCAGCGGAAAAACAACAACGCTTTATTCAGCTCTTAAAGAGCTTAATACAATTGACGCTAAACTGATTACTACCGAAGACCCCGTCGAGTATGACATCGACGGCATTATACAGGTTCAAATGAAGCCGGAAATCGGTCTGACGTTCGCGAGCTGTCTGCGTTCAATTTTGCGTCAGGACCCGGACGTGATAATGGTCGGTGAAATTCGTGACCTTGAAACCGCGCAGATTTCCGCGCAGGCATCGCTGACAGGCCACCTTGTATTCACCACGCTTCACACGAACGACGCCCCGAGTGCGATTGCCCGTCTTGTGGACCTTGGTCTTGAGCCGTTTTTGATTACAGCGACTCTCGAAGGCGTTATCGCACAAAGACTCGTCAGAAAAATCTGCGAGAATTGCAAAGAAGCGTACGAGCCGACCGAAGAGCAGCTTATGGAGCTTGATTTGAAGCCGGATATGATTCAGGGCAAGAAATTCTATTACGGCCGCGGCTGCGACCAGTGCAACAACACAGGTTACAGAGGTCGAATGGGACTTTATGAAATAATGATATTTGACGATGATATGCGCCAGCTTGTTATGAATAGCGCCTCGACGAACGTCCTGCGAAACGCCGCGAAGAAAACGGGTATGACTACGCTGCGTGAAAAAGGTCTCAAGGCAATATTCGACGGCATTACAACGATTGAAGAAGTTGTAAAAGAAACAGCAATGGAAGAACTATAACGAGTGAAGATTGAAAAATGAAGAATGAAGATTTAAGGAACGCCTTTGGCGTGATATTTATGAAAATCTTCAATCTACAATCTACAATCTTCAATATTCAATTTAAAGGTGATTTATGCCAGTATTTCAATATGAAGCTTTGGATGCCAATGGCGGCGAAATAAAAGGCCAGATTGAGGCGTTGAGCGGCGATGAAGCGTTGAGCAAGATTCGCAATATGGGCTATTTCCCCACAAAACCACCGAAGGCAAAAGGCGGCGTGCGGGAAAAATTAGCCGCTGCGGCAAAGCCCAAGTCTCGCAGAGGTTCCGGCGGTAAAGTTAAAGTTAAGATGCTTACGCAGTTTGCTCGCCAGCTTTCGACTTTACAGGATGCCGGTCTGCCGATTCTGCGTTCGCTTAGAATTCTCGAAGAGCAGCAAAAGGGCGGAACATTCAGGCGTGTTATCGGTTATGTCGCCGACGATATTGAAAGCGGCTCGACGTTATCCGAAGCGCTTGGCAAATTCCCAAAGGCTTTCAACAGATTATTCGTCAACATGGTGGCTGCCGGCGAAGTCGGCGGTGTGTTGGATGTCATTCTCGCAAGACTTGCCGATTTTATGGAAAAGGCGCAGAAGCTCAAAGCGAAAATCAAAGGCGCGATGGTTTACCCGCTCGTAGTTTTGGGCGCTGCGTTTGCTATCGTTATGGGTTTGATGATTGGCGTTATTCCGAAGTTCAGCCAGGTGCTTAAAGATATGACCGGCGGCGAACTGCCC from the Planctomycetaceae bacterium genome contains:
- a CDS encoding Fe-S-containing hydro-lyase; its protein translation is MIKINTPLTDDIVRTLKAGDEVAISGMIYTARDAAHKRLCELIAQGKELPVSLAGQVIYFVGPTPARPGKVIGSAGPTTSARMDKFSPMLLDAGLKGMIGKGYRGEAVRESLKKNCAVHFAALGGAGALLSQYIISAEVVAYEDLGTEAIRKLELKDFPAIVAYDSFGNTVFKKAK
- a CDS encoding cation:proton antiporter codes for the protein MYHISHSVLFILGLGIFCGLLGAWFFQRIKFPQVMGYIIIGLIIGESGFKLITTADIKMLEPFNLFALGIIGFLVGGELKIDIFRKYAKQFMAILFGEGLGAFFVVGSGIFICLYLLFHSFSTALAGAVVYGAIASATDPASTIDVLWEYRSRGVLTTSLIAIVALDDALAMGLYGLGTSVAQMVTNHGGSISRQMIAVAIDLIGSLVLGAVCAMIMIALLKWLKIQAERNLAFIVGLIFLMIAVSVYLEMDIILAAMALGFVLTNVEPRKSEKIFATMRSFSIPIYVLFFVLVGARLGISKMPAWLWLIIVIYVVGRSLGKMAGAYIGAAVTHGENVVKRYLGLGLFAQGGVAIGLSIMASTRLTNIMVTPDISLAEVIIFGVTATTLIVQLIGPPCVKLGIKLAGEIGMNVTEEDLIIRYKVRDVMADNPVTIREDTPLDQILNTFTRTDSLYYPVVDRNQKIKGLITIPAIRETFAHQNVANWLLACDIAQPILDKTTADTPLADALEYMKKYDIEYMPVVSADDTVTGEIKLRAVTRKIGAAIIKNQEKSDELAVA
- a CDS encoding YchF family ATPase, giving the protein MKTAFLGITGSGKSTLMAAVSGRKMAQAGVSQIEEAVAKVPDERLDWLRDLYKPKKNVPATIDCLDVPGLSFADDHTRASARKLLTNARTTDLLVLVIRAFDNAGMKPEPMKELSTLMTEILLADLELVETRIINLEKQVNKPSKDQAKQKTELAFQLRLREAIENEKPLKAAIQSAEEVELVRPLGFLTLKPMVVVFNTPEGEPSQSFDTKGVLDASIPTISVCVSIEYEISQLDDEESKKDFMKDLGLTESAAKKLVRSCYSALGLIDFFTVGEDENRAWSILAGTTALDAAGKIHSDIKRGFIRAETISYADLKQYGDEKAVKAAGKFRLEGKTYIVQDGDIMNFRFNV
- a CDS encoding U32 family peptidase translates to MNRKIELLAPAKDAETAIAAITCGADAVYMGAERFGARQAAANSPEDIKKVLDFAHQYYAKVYIALNILMYDGEITIAEKMIQQLYAMGIDGLIIQDMGLLELDLPPIPLIASTQMDNSSLEKVKFLQDVGFSRAILARELSIEEIKHIRDNVSIDLECFVHGALCVSKSGQCYLSCALGGRSGNRGQCAQPCRRLYTLKDEQGNILTKDRYLLSIKDLNLSGHLEELIDAGISTFKIEGRLKDVTYVVNTVSYYRKLLDSILEKRNLQKNSSGKIHFNFEPNPEKTFNRGFTDFNFADKQAKIGSINTPKTVGEFVGTVKKVEKTFFIIDTKLDLHSGDGVCFFDWQNNLSGTTINIVEGQKVYAQKMNEISVGLKVYRNNDHQFSQKLTNQPAERKIGLSIKVQETDNSLVICGIDEDGNCEKVDIPGEKKLALKVDAAKEAFHNQLTRLGNTIFNCDNLQIETANMYFVPASQLNEARRQLVEKLIIERKKNRPRQEIKITKNDVPYFEKHLSFNGNAINAMAFDFYTRHGVEAIEQGAESGLNLIGEKVMTTKYCLRRELNMCEPNAEPLILQDEDGREYKVKFLCGKCGMEIYLGDEYAE
- a CDS encoding alcohol dehydrogenase catalytic domain-containing protein, with amino-acid sequence MKALALTGLKRLEIIDWPAPKIVNDTDVLLKMAVVGVCGSDIHYYEDGKVGSQVVKYPYLIGHECSAIVEQVGKGVKNVKPGDRVVVEPAVSCHNCDQCKMGRENTCRKIKFLGTPGQGDGCLCEYMVMPEESCLVINDRLTLIQAALCEPFTIGLYAAKQGQGTHSEKIAILGSGPIGLSCMTAAKFLGVKKVYMTDKINSRLAVAKAHGADWTANPDEIDIVKEITKIEPLGVDVVYECAGQQSTIDQALEILRPGGKLVLVGIPRQSTMSFCIDYARRKEITIVNIRRQNRTTHETIELIADKKVNVDFMVTHKFPFKDAAQAFELVAGYKDGVIKAMIEF